A window of Pseudomonas denitrificans (nom. rej.) genomic DNA:
CAACCAGGCGCTGCGCCAGGCCGCCGGCAACAGCCTGCTGATCGCGGTCTGCGCCAGCGTGATTGCCACGGTGATCGCCACCCTGGCCGCGCTGGGCACCTCGCGCGGGGCCAAGTTCAAGGGCCTGCGGCTGTCCATGGGGGCGATCATGCTGCCGCTGGTGCTGCCCGAGATCGTCGTTGGCGTCGCCACCCTGGCGCTGTTCTCCACCCTCGGCCTGTCGCTGGGTTACGGCAACCTGATCATCGCCCACACGGTGTTCTGCATCCCGTTCGCCTACCTGCCGATCCGTGCCCGCCTCAACGACATGGACCTGTCTCTGGAGCAGGCCGCCGCCGACCTCTACGCCGGCCCCTGGCGGACCTTCCGCAAGGTGACCCTGCCACTGCTGATGCCGGGGATTTTCTCCGGGCTGATGCTGGCCTTCATCGTCTCGCTGGATAACTTCGTGATCTCGATGATGGTCTCCCAGGCCGGCACCACCACCTTGCCGATCTTCATCTTCGGCCTGCTGCGCATGGGCGTGACGCCTGATGTGAACGCGGTGTCGACCCTGATCCTCGGCGTTTCCGTGCTGTTCGTAACCCTGTCCTACCTGCTCGGCAAGAAGAAGGCCTGAGCCCACATACCGGAGTAGAAGATGAGCAAACTGATCGCTGCTGTAGGGGCCTCGCTGGCCATGGGCCTGGTGGCCAACGTGCACGCCGCCGAACAACTGAACGTGGTGAGCTGGAGTGGCTATTTCACCCCGCAGATCCTCGAGAAGTTCGAGAAGGAAACCGGCATCAAGGTGACCGTGGACTCCTACGACTCCAACGAAACGCTGCTGGCCAAGCTCAAGCAGGGTGGCACCGGCTACGACGTGGCCATTCCCTCGCACCAGTTCGTGCCGATCCTGATTCAGGAGAAGCTGCTGGAGCGCTTCGACCCGGCCAGCCAGCCTTACTACGCCAACGTCGAGGACAACCTGAAGAAGCCCACCTGGGACCCGGAAGGCGCCTACGCCGTCCCCTTCATCTGGGGCACCACCAGCGTGGTGCTGGACAGCGCCAAGTACAGCGGCCCGGCCGACAGCTACTCGGTGCTGTTCACCCCGCCGGCGGAGCTGCAGGGCAGGATCAACATGTTCGATTCGGCGAGCGAAGTGATCGACACCGCCAGCCTCTACCTGGGCATCCCGCTGTGCAGCGAGGACCCCAAGCAGATGCAACAGGTGCTGACCCTGCTGAAGACCCAGAAGCCCTTCGTGAAGACCTACAGCTCCAAGGCCGGTTCGATCCGCGAGAACCTGGCCTCGGGCGAAGTCGACATGTCGATGTTCTGGGGCGGCTCGTCGATGCGCGCGCGTGAGATGAAGTCCAGCCTGAAGTACCTCTACCCGAAAGAGGGCGTGATGGCCTGGGTGGACAACCTGGTGATCCCGGCCGGCGCCAAGCACCCGGAGAACGCGAAGAAGTTCATCGCCTTCCTCAGCCAGCCGGAGAACTCGGCGATGACCCAGAACTTCCTCAAGCACCAGAGCCCGATCAAGGGCGTTGAACCTTTCCTCGATGCCAGCCTGAAGGATGCGCCGGAACTGCACATCCCCGAGGGCACCAAGGTGGTGTTCAGCAAGACCTGTGGCGAAGGCGCGATCCGCCTGGCCGACCGTATCTGGACCAACCTGATGCGCTGATCCCCGACCGGGAAAGCCGCCGACCGACGCTGCTCGCGTCCACCTTCGTGGACGTGCCGGCAGCGTGCGGCCCGGCGAACACGATATTCGCTACAAGCCCCATCCGCCGATGGGGTCGTTGAACCCGACCGAACCTTCCCGTTGCGGGAAATCCTGATTAAAAAAGGCCTCGTTCCATGAGCCAGAACAACAAGCAAAACGAACTCGTCCAGCTCCAGGCCCACGAACTGGCCCAGCGCATCCGCCTGCGCGAAGTTTCCTGCCGTGAAGTGATGCAGGCGCACCTCGAGCAGATCGAGCGCTACAACCCGGCGGTCAACGCCATCGTCAGCCAGCAGCCGGACGATCTCCTGCTGGCCGAAGCCGAGCAGCGCGACGCCGACCTGGCCCGTGGCGAATACCGTGGCTGGATGCACGGCCTGCCCCATGCGGTGAAGGACCTGTCGCTGACCCAGGGCATCCGCACTACCCTAGGCTCGCCGCTGTTCCGCGACTACCTGCCCGAGCGCGACGGCATCATGGTCGAGCGCATCAAGGCGGCCGGCGCGATCATCATCGGCAAGACCAACACCCCCGAATTCGGCCTCGGCTCCCACAGCTACAACCCGATCTTCGGTGCCACCGGCTGCGCCTACGCGCCCGAGCGCACCGCCGGCGGCAGCAGCGGTGGCGCAGCGGCGGCCCTGGCGCTGCAGATGGTCCCGGTGGCCGACGGCAGCGACATGATGGGCTCGCTGCGCAACCCGGCGGCCTTCAACAACATCATCGGTTTCCGTCCGTCCCAGGGCCGCGTGCCCTTCGACGACAGCGCCGACCTGTTCATCGACCAGATGGGCTACGAAGGCCCCATGGGCCGCAGCGTCCGCGACGTGGCGCTGCTGCTGTCGGTACAGGCCGGCGGCGATGCCCGTGCGCCGCTGTCCATCGCCGAGAGCGGCGAGCAGTTCGCCGGCCGGCTGGAACGCGACTTCAAGGGCGCGCGCCTGGGCTGGTTGGGCGACCTGGGCGGCCAACTGCCCATGGAGAAGGGCGTGCTGGAGCTGTGCCGCCAGTCCTTCGCCGACTTCGAAGCCATCGGCTGCCACGTCGAGGAGACCGCCATGGGCTTCTCGCCCGAGCGCCTCTGGGACACCTGGCGTACCCTGCGCCACTGGATGGTCGCCGGCTCCCTCGGCGCGGCCTACACCGACCCGGCCAAGCGCGAGCTGCTCAAGCCCGAGGCGATCTGGGAAGTGGAGAACGGCCTGAAGCTCTCCGCCATGGACGTGTTCCGCGCCTCCGCCGCGCGCAGCGACTGGTACCGTGCGATCAACAAACTGTTCGAGCGTTATGACTACCTGTTGCTGCCCAGCGCCCAGGTCTTCCCGTTCGACAAGACCTGGGACTGGCCAAAGGAAATCGCCGGGAAGGCCATGGACACCTACCACCGCTGGATGGAAGTGGTGATCCCGGCCACCCTGTCCGGTTGCCCGGCGGCCAACGTGCCGGTGGGCTTCAATGAGCAGGGCCTGCCCATGGGTATCCAGATCATCGGCAGGCACCAGGCCGACATGGCCGTGTTGCAACTGGCCCACGCCTACGAGCAGGCCTCGCGCTGGTATCAGCGCTGCCCGCCGCCCATGCTGGCGGGGGTGTAACTCCGTTATCCACAAGCTGAGGGGGACGCATGAATATCAGCTTCTTCCAGGAACTGCTGCAAAGCATCACCGAGCGCGGCCGGCAATTGCTCGAGTCGCGCGAGCCGGCGCCGGGCAATGCCCAGGCGCTGGCGCAGGCTTGCCACAAGCTGATCTCCAGCCACGGCGAAGCCTCGGGCGTGGCCCTGGCGCAGCAGGTCCTGTGCGCCTACCGGGATTGTCCGCAAGACCAGCAGAAGGCCTTCTTCGACACCCTGCTGAAGGATTTCGCACCACCCCACGATGCGCTGGCGCAAGCCTGCCAGCGCTACCTCGACGAACCGTCGTCGGCCAACACCACGGCATTGTTCGAAGCCAGCGAACCGCCGCGCCAGGAGCTGTTCCGCCGCCTCAACCAGGCACCCGGCGGCACCGCCGAGCTGATCGCCATGCGCCGCCTGCTGCTGCAGGAACTCAAAGCCAATCCCGAGCTGGCAGCCGTGGACCACGACCTGCAGCACCTGCTGGCGTCCTGGTTCAACCGCGGCTTCCTGGTGCTGCGGCGCATCGACTGGTCGACCCCGGCATCGATCCTGGAAAAGATCATCAGGTACGAGGCCGTCCACGCCATCAAGGACTGGGATGACCTGCGCAGCCGCCTGCAGCCGTCCGACCGCCGCTGCTTCGCCTTCTTCCACCCGGCCCTGGCCGACGAGCCGCTGATCTTCGTCGAGGTGGCGCTGACCCGCGCCATGCCGGGTGCGATTGCAGAGATCCTGGAAACAAAGAGTCCGGAGGGCAAGCCGGCTGATGCGTCGGCAGACGAGCCCGATACCGCGGTGTTCTATTCCATCAGCAACTGCCAGGACGGCCTGCGCGGCATCTCCTTCGGCAACTTCCTGATCAAGCAGGTGGTGGAGGAGCTGGCGCGGGAGATTCCCGGCCTGCGCCAGTTCGTCACCCTGTCGCCGGTGCCCGGCTTCCGCCGCTGGCTCGACAGCCTGGGGGAGGACCCGCAGCTGGGCGCGACAGCCGCCGAGCTGCTCAAGGCACTCAAGCCCGACGCCGCGCCGCCGCCACGCACGGAGCAACCGATGCTGGCGCTGGCCGCCGAATACTTCCTGCATGCCCGCAACGGCGCGGGTTTCCCGCTGGACCCGGTGGCGCGCTTCCACCTGGGCAACGGCGCGCGCCTGGAGCGTCTGAACTGGCGCGGCGACCTCTCCGCCAGCGGCCTGCGCCAGGCCGCCGGGCTGATGGTCAATTACCGCTACGAACTGCGCCAGATCGAAAAGAACCACGAAGCCTACGCCAACCAGGGCGTGGTCACCGCCTCACCCGAGGTGCGCAAACTGGCCACCCTGTCGGCGAAAACAAAACGCTAGGACCTCACCATGAACCAGAGCCTTTTCGCCGAAATCGGCAAACACCTGCCCAGCGACCTTTCCAAGCCGTTCATCCGCACCCCGGATGGCGGCGGCTACAGCTATGCCGACATGCTGCGCAGCACCTCGCAGTTCGCCCATGCGCTGGTGGAGCTCGGCGTGCAGCCGGGCGACCGCGTCGCCGTGCAGGTCGACAAGAGCCCCGAGACGGTGATGCTGTACCTCGCCGTGCTGCGCGTCGGCGCGGTTTACCTGCCGCTGAACAGCGGCTACACCGGCGAGGAGCTGCGCTACTTCCTCGATGATGCCGAGCCCTCGTTGTTCGTCTGTGCGCCGGCCTTCGAGGCCCAGGCCCGGGAGCTGGCGAAAGTCAGCGGCGTGGCCCACGTGGAAACCCTCGGCGATGCCGGCAACGGCTCGCTGATGGCCAAGGTGCATGGCAAGCCGGGGCGCTTCGCCGACGTCGAGCGTGCTGCTTCCGATCTCGCCGCGATCCTCTACACCTCCGGCACCACCGGGCGTTCCAAGGGGGCGATGATCAGCCACGGCAACCTGGTCTCCAACGCCCGCGCGCTGGTGGACTACTGGAACATCACCAGCGAGGACTGGCTGCTCCATGCGCTGCCGATCTTCCACATCCACGGCCTGTTCGTGGCCTGTAACAGCCTGCTGATGGCCGGCGGCTCGATGCTTTTCCTGAGCAAGTTCGACGCGGCGCAGATGCTCAAGCTGCTGTCCCAGGTGAACCTGCTGATGGGCGTGCCGACCTTCTACACGCGCCTGCTCGACCAGCCCGGCCTGACCCGCGAGGCGGTGGCGCACATGCGCCTGTTCATCTCCGGCTCCGCGCCGCTCACCGCCGAGACCCACAAGGCGTTCTCCGAGCGCACCGGCATGGCCATCCTTGAGCGCTACGGCATGACCGAGACCGGCATGAACACCTCCAACCCGCTGGACGGCCAGCGCATCGCCGGCACCGTCGGCTTCCCGCTGCCGGGCGTCGAGCTGCGCATCACCGATCCGGGCCGGGCCGAGCCGAGCCTGCTGCCCCAGGGCGAGCCGGGGATGATCGAAGTGCGCGGGCCGAACGTGTTCCAGGGCTACTGGCGGATGCCGGAAAAGACCGCCGAGGAACTGCGCGCGGACGGCTTCTTCATGACCGGCGACATCGGCTTCATCGATGACCGCGGCTACGTGCAGATCGTCGGCCGCAACAAGGACATTATCATCAGCGGCGGCTTCAACGTGTACCCCAAGGAGCTCGAGGAAATCCTCGACACCTTGCCCGGCGTGGCCGAATCGGCGGTGATCGGCGTGCCGCACCCGGACTTCGGCGAGGGTGTGACCGCCGTGCTGGTGGCCAGCAAGGGCCAGGCGCCGAGCGAGGCGCAGGTGCTTGCCGCGCTGGACGGCAAGCTGGCGCGCTTCAAGCAGCCCAAGCGGGTGATGGTGGTCGACGCGCTGCCGCGCAACGTGATGGGCAAGGTGCAGAAGAATGTGCTGCGCGAGCAGTTCAAGGCGTTGTATTCCTGATCGCAGAAGTCGCTCTGTAGGAGCAGGCCATGCCTGCGATCGCGCAGGGCGTTCTTCCGTAGGATGGGTGGAGCGCAGCGATACCCATGGCGCCCGGTGCGCATGCGTTGATGGGTATCGCTGCGCTCCACGCCATCCTACGTCGTGCCTGGCGGATAACCCGCTCCGGGTTATCCGCCCTACGGCGCTCGCGAACAGCTCAACGCCGGTATCCCCTTGTAGGAGTGGGCCATGCCCGCGATCGCGCGCATGGCGCGCACCTGCAGGTCTGCGCCGGAATGAAAAAGCCCCGCATCAGCGGGGCTTTTTCATGTCGCGGCAAGCAATCAGCGAACAGTCACCACCACCTTGCCGACCGCCTTGCGCTGGCCGAGGTGGTTGATCGCGTCGGCCGCCTGTTCCAGCGGGTAGGTCTGGGACACCAGCGGCTTGATCTTGCCTTCGGCGAACCAGGCGAACAGCTGCTGGAAGTTCGCTGCGTTGTCCTGCGGCTGGCGCTGGGCGAAGGAGCCCCAGAACACGCCAACCAGCGAGGCGCCCTTGAGCAGGGTGAGGTTGGCTGGCAGCGACGGGATGGTGCCGCTGGCGAAGCCGACCACCAGCATGCGGCCGTTCCAGGCGATGGAGCGGAAGGCTTCCTCGAACAGGTCGCCGCCCACCGGGTCGTAGATCACGTCCACGCCCTGGCCGCCGGTGAGCTCCTTGAGCTTGTCCTTCAGGCTGCCTTCGCTGTAGTTGATCAGCACGTCGGCGCCGGCGGCCTTGGCCACTTCGAGCTTGGCTTCGCTGCTGGCGGCGGCGATGACCTTGGCGCCCATGGCCTTGCCGATCTCAACGGCGGCCAGGCCCACGCCGCCGGAGGCGCCGAGCACCAGCAGGGTCTCGCCCGGCTGCAGGTTGGCGCGCTGTTTGAGCGCGTGCATGGAGGTGCCGTAGGTCATGCCGAAGGCGGCGGCGCTGGCGAAGTCCATGCCGTCGGGAATCGGCATCACGCTGTAGCCGGGCACCGCCACTTCCTCGGCGAAGCTGCCCCAGCCGGTCAGCGCCATCACGCGGTCGCCGGGTTTCACATGGCTGACTTTCTCACCGACCGCGCCGACCACGCCGGCCGCCTCGCCACCCGGGGAGAACGGGAAGGGCGGCTTGAACTGGTACTTGCCCTCGATGATCAGGGTGTCGGGGAAGTTCACCCCGGCGGCATGGACCTGCAGCAGGACTTCGTTCTTCTTCGGCTCGGGGCTGGCGATGTCTTCCAGCACCAGGGTTTCGGCGGGGCCGAAGGCTTTGCACAGCACGGCTTTCATGAGGACGTACTCCGTTGGAGGTTCTTATTTGTGAGTAGAGGGCCAGTGTAGGAGCGCGGGCACAGGGGGCAAATCACCATGGCCTGGGCTTATGCCCCGATATAG
This region includes:
- a CDS encoding ABC transporter permease — translated: MLSLLTKRRLGVQDFRGFGALSFLFYLYLYAPIVVLVVLSFNANQSATVWTGFSLDWYRSAFANQALRQAAGNSLLIAVCASVIATVIATLAALGTSRGAKFKGLRLSMGAIMLPLVLPEIVVGVATLALFSTLGLSLGYGNLIIAHTVFCIPFAYLPIRARLNDMDLSLEQAAADLYAGPWRTFRKVTLPLLMPGIFSGLMLAFIVSLDNFVISMMVSQAGTTTLPIFIFGLLRMGVTPDVNAVSTLILGVSVLFVTLSYLLGKKKA
- a CDS encoding ABC transporter substrate-binding protein, with protein sequence MGLVANVHAAEQLNVVSWSGYFTPQILEKFEKETGIKVTVDSYDSNETLLAKLKQGGTGYDVAIPSHQFVPILIQEKLLERFDPASQPYYANVEDNLKKPTWDPEGAYAVPFIWGTTSVVLDSAKYSGPADSYSVLFTPPAELQGRINMFDSASEVIDTASLYLGIPLCSEDPKQMQQVLTLLKTQKPFVKTYSSKAGSIRENLASGEVDMSMFWGGSSMRAREMKSSLKYLYPKEGVMAWVDNLVIPAGAKHPENAKKFIAFLSQPENSAMTQNFLKHQSPIKGVEPFLDASLKDAPELHIPEGTKVVFSKTCGEGAIRLADRIWTNLMR
- a CDS encoding amidase translates to MSQNNKQNELVQLQAHELAQRIRLREVSCREVMQAHLEQIERYNPAVNAIVSQQPDDLLLAEAEQRDADLARGEYRGWMHGLPHAVKDLSLTQGIRTTLGSPLFRDYLPERDGIMVERIKAAGAIIIGKTNTPEFGLGSHSYNPIFGATGCAYAPERTAGGSSGGAAAALALQMVPVADGSDMMGSLRNPAAFNNIIGFRPSQGRVPFDDSADLFIDQMGYEGPMGRSVRDVALLLSVQAGGDARAPLSIAESGEQFAGRLERDFKGARLGWLGDLGGQLPMEKGVLELCRQSFADFEAIGCHVEETAMGFSPERLWDTWRTLRHWMVAGSLGAAYTDPAKRELLKPEAIWEVENGLKLSAMDVFRASAARSDWYRAINKLFERYDYLLLPSAQVFPFDKTWDWPKEIAGKAMDTYHRWMEVVIPATLSGCPAANVPVGFNEQGLPMGIQIIGRHQADMAVLQLAHAYEQASRWYQRCPPPMLAGV
- a CDS encoding malonyl-CoA decarboxylase produces the protein MNISFFQELLQSITERGRQLLESREPAPGNAQALAQACHKLISSHGEASGVALAQQVLCAYRDCPQDQQKAFFDTLLKDFAPPHDALAQACQRYLDEPSSANTTALFEASEPPRQELFRRLNQAPGGTAELIAMRRLLLQELKANPELAAVDHDLQHLLASWFNRGFLVLRRIDWSTPASILEKIIRYEAVHAIKDWDDLRSRLQPSDRRCFAFFHPALADEPLIFVEVALTRAMPGAIAEILETKSPEGKPADASADEPDTAVFYSISNCQDGLRGISFGNFLIKQVVEELAREIPGLRQFVTLSPVPGFRRWLDSLGEDPQLGATAAELLKALKPDAAPPPRTEQPMLALAAEYFLHARNGAGFPLDPVARFHLGNGARLERLNWRGDLSASGLRQAAGLMVNYRYELRQIEKNHEAYANQGVVTASPEVRKLATLSAKTKR
- a CDS encoding malonate--CoA ligase translates to MNQSLFAEIGKHLPSDLSKPFIRTPDGGGYSYADMLRSTSQFAHALVELGVQPGDRVAVQVDKSPETVMLYLAVLRVGAVYLPLNSGYTGEELRYFLDDAEPSLFVCAPAFEAQARELAKVSGVAHVETLGDAGNGSLMAKVHGKPGRFADVERAASDLAAILYTSGTTGRSKGAMISHGNLVSNARALVDYWNITSEDWLLHALPIFHIHGLFVACNSLLMAGGSMLFLSKFDAAQMLKLLSQVNLLMGVPTFYTRLLDQPGLTREAVAHMRLFISGSAPLTAETHKAFSERTGMAILERYGMTETGMNTSNPLDGQRIAGTVGFPLPGVELRITDPGRAEPSLLPQGEPGMIEVRGPNVFQGYWRMPEKTAEELRADGFFMTGDIGFIDDRGYVQIVGRNKDIIISGGFNVYPKELEEILDTLPGVAESAVIGVPHPDFGEGVTAVLVASKGQAPSEAQVLAALDGKLARFKQPKRVMVVDALPRNVMGKVQKNVLREQFKALYS
- a CDS encoding NADPH:quinone oxidoreductase family protein — protein: MKAVLCKAFGPAETLVLEDIASPEPKKNEVLLQVHAAGVNFPDTLIIEGKYQFKPPFPFSPGGEAAGVVGAVGEKVSHVKPGDRVMALTGWGSFAEEVAVPGYSVMPIPDGMDFASAAAFGMTYGTSMHALKQRANLQPGETLLVLGASGGVGLAAVEIGKAMGAKVIAAASSEAKLEVAKAAGADVLINYSEGSLKDKLKELTGGQGVDVIYDPVGGDLFEEAFRSIAWNGRMLVVGFASGTIPSLPANLTLLKGASLVGVFWGSFAQRQPQDNAANFQQLFAWFAEGKIKPLVSQTYPLEQAADAINHLGQRKAVGKVVVTVR